Part of the Primulina huaijiensis isolate GDHJ02 chromosome 15, ASM1229523v2, whole genome shotgun sequence genome is shown below.
AGACACAAGAGCATCAAAAGCATCATTTCTATAACAACTATCAGAATGCAGTGTGTGCTTGAGTgcattaaaaacatcaaaagtaATCTCTTCTTCGCCCATTCTCAATCTCAACTTCCCTTCTTGAACATCAATTAGGGCCTTGCCCGTTGCAAGGAACGGTCTCCCCAAAATCAAAGGCATCTCCATATCCTTTTCCATGTCGAGCACCACGAAATCAacaggaaaaataaatttatccacTTCACTAGCACATCCTCAATAACTCCCCATGGATACTTGACAGATCTGTAAGCCAGCTGCAAAGACATCCTCGTTGGATTAGGTTCCCCCAACCCAAGTTTTCTAAACACAGACAAAGGCATAAGATTAATACTCGCACAAAGATCACACAAAGCTTTATGGAAAACTacatcaccaatcatgcaaggaatagaaaaactccctggatcctTAAGTTTCGGTGGGATCTTGTTTTGCACCAAAGCAGAGCAATTTTCAGTTAGATTTACCGTCATGTGATCCTCCAATTTTCTCATGTTAGCTAAGAtgtctttaaaaaatttagcataactaggcatttgcatcaaagTATTGGCAAAAAGAATATTGATATgcaaatttttaaaaacctCAAGAAACTTACCGAATTGTGCATCAAGTTTTGCTTTTTTCAGTGCTGCAGGGAAAGGAGGAGGTATAACAATTTTAGATTGTGCAGTGGGTGCTGGTGTAGAGTTAAAAGACTTACCTTTAGATGTCTCAGTCTGTTCATCCggcacttgattttttttttctcttgattCTAAAATTTTTCCACTCTTCAACTCAATGGCTTTCACTTGCTCTTTTGGATTGGTCTCGGTGTTACTTGGCAAGGTGCCCGGCTCTCTACTTGCTATCATCTTTGCCAACTGACCTATCTGATTCTCCAAGCCCTTTATTGATGCATCCTAGTTTTGTAGTCTAGTCTCAGTGGCTGAAATGAACTTAGATATCATCTGCTCTAAATTTGACTTTTCTTCTCTAGGAGGATCGGATCTGTACATCGGTTGTTTCCTATACTGTTGCCCTCCTTGTGGTCAATTCTGACTGTTTTGAccaccccatgagaagttgggATGTTGTCTCCATCTAGGATTGTATGTATTTGAATAAGGATCATTCCTCGGACGGTTTTGAATCCCCACTTGATTCACCGGTGCCTCCTCATTCACATAGAAAGGACCACTGTCTTGACAGTCCTTAACATAGTGTT
Proteins encoded:
- the LOC140959348 gene encoding uncharacterized protein; translated protein: MIASREPGTLPSNTETNPKEQVKAIELKSGKILESREKKNQVPDEQTETSKGKSFNSTPAPTAQSKIVIPPPFPAALKKAKLDAQFGKFLEVFKNLHINILFANTLMQMPSYAKFFKDILANMRKLEDHMTVNLTENCSALVQNKIPPKLKDPGSFSIPCMIGDVVFHKALCDLCASINLMPLSVFRKLGLGEPNPTRMSLQLAYRSVKYPWGVIEDDMEMPLILGRPFLATGKALIDVQEGKLRLRMGEEEITFDVFNALKHTLHSDSCYRNDAFDALVSNYVQDALRDPLEATVTTKLREDELDVEKAEIVAYLNANQPWKGTIRMRLEDLGDRRDLIPQKSSMEEPPTLELKPLPPHLKYVYLGENNTLPVIISAALTDVMEDKLLEILKAHECFCLEGGGYQRN